AAGCGCAAAAAAGTAAATAAAAAAGGGAGCCTGCGGTACCGGAATTTGAGGTAGAATTTCCCCCTATGACTGTTATGACCAACTCGCGCATTCTGGTGGTGGAAGACAGCCCCCAGATGCTCAACCTGATCCGGACGATCCTTTTACGGTCCGGCTTCGAGGTGACGACCGGCTCCAACGGCAAAGAGGGGCTGGCCGCCGTGGAAGCGAGCGAAGTGGATTTGATCATTTCCGACATCATGATGCCGGAGATGGACGGCTTCCAGTTCTGCCAGGAGGTGCGCAAGAACAGCCGCACCAGCAATATCCCGTTCATCTTCCTCTCCGCCCGCGGCGGCATTCAGGACAAGATGAGCGGATTTCAGGACGGCGCGGACGACTACATCACCAAACCGTTCGATCCGAACGAACTGGTGATGCGCGTGACCGCGATGCTCATGCGCGCGTCGCGCTACCGGATGGAGGCGTACACCGATTCGCTCACCGGCCTGAATAACCGCCGCTATTTCGATAAAAAACTGAGCGAGATGGTTTCGCATTCCCACCGTTATAAAAAGAATTTTTGCGTGGCGATGCTGGATATCGACTTCTTCAAGGATTTTAACGACAAGTTCGGGCACTTGGTGGGAGACCAGGTGCTTATCCACTTGGGCAAATTCCTGAAAGCGGGCTTGCGCGATTCGGACTTCTCCTGCCGTTACGGCGGGGAGGAGTTCGTCATTCTTCTGCCCGACACGCAGAAGGAGAGCGCTTTCCATTTGGTGGACCGCCTGCGCAAAAAATTCGCCGAAACGGCGCTGCCCCACGAGGGAAGCAGCTATCAGGTCACCTTCAGCATAGGCCTCGCCGAATACCCGGCCGACGCCGATACCGCGCGTGAAATGATCAAATGCGCCGACGACGCGCTTTACGAATCGAAGACGGCGGGGCGCAACGCCACCACCGTATATCAGCGCAAATAAGCCGGTTTCAGCCCTCGCCGTTCGGCGTCAGCGCGATGGAAACGGCGGATTCGTCGCAGTCCGGAAACTTGTGGCACCGGACGCAGTCGGACCATATTTTGTGCGGGAGGGTCTGTTTGTCGATTTCCTTGAACCCGAGCCGCTTGAAGAACCCCGGCACGTAGGTGAGGGCGAACAGCTCCTTGACGCCGATCTCCCGCGCGGTGGCCACGCATTTTTCCACCAGTTGGCCGCCGACCCCTTTTTTCTGTTCGCTTTCCTCCACCACCAGCGAGCGGACTTCGGCGATGTCTTCCCACACCACGGCCAGCGCGGCGGCGCCGATCACCCGGCCGTTTTCATCTTCATATACATAGAAATCCCGGATCCGCTCGTAGATGTCATTGAGCGAGCGGTGCAGCATTTTCCCCTTGTCTGCCCAGTGGCGGATGAGCCGCAGGATATCCTTGGTGTCGGAGAGTTTCGCCTGCCGTATCACCGCGCCCGGGCCTTCATGGTTTGCATAGGGGGAAGTATAACGCCGGTAAAACTCCGGCGCACATTTTTTTTCGCGGAGCCGCCGGTTTTCCGGCGGGGGACGGCCACATATTAAAAAATACGGCGGCGAAAAACGTTTTCTTGTACGGCGGCCCCGGAACTGTTAGAATCCCCCCCCGGTATGTACAACCTTGGAATTGGCGCCCAGACCCCCCTTTTTGCGCTTACGGCGGCGGGAGCTTTGGCGCGCGCGGTTCACCAGGATAGCAGGAGCGGGCAATGAGCGGACAGAAAGTCTATATAACAGAAGTGGCCTTGCGCGACGCGCATCAGTCGCTGCTGGCGACCCGGATGCGCACCGTGGATATGCTCCCGATCGCCGAGGAAATGGACAAGGCCGGTTATTGGTCGGTGGAAATGTGGGGCGGCGCCACCTTCGATGCCTGCATCCGCTTTCTGAATGAAGACCCGTGGGAGCGCGTCCGCCTCTTGCGCAAGAAGATGCCGAACACCCGCTTCCAGATGCTGCTGCGCGGCCAGAACCTGCTGGGCTACCGGCACTACGCCGACGACGTGGTGGCCCGCTTCGTGGAATTGGCGGCGGACGCCGGAATCGACATATTCCGCATTTTCGACGCGCTCAACGATATGCGGAACCTTACCGCCGCCATCAAAGCGGTGAAAAAAGCGGGCAAGCATGTGGAGGGAACCATCAGCTACACCACCAGTCCGCTGCACAGCACGGCGGTGTTTGTCGACTTGGCGGTGGAACTGGAGAAGATGGGCTCCGACACGATCTGCATCAAGGATATGGCGGGTCTGCTGGCCCCCGAGGCGGCCTACACCCTCATCAGCGAAATAAAAAGCCGCGGGGTAAAAGCTCCGTTGCACCTGCACAGCCACTGCACCAGCGGTTTTGCGAATATGACCTTTGTGCGCGCCATCCAGGCCGGGGTGGACATTCTGGACTGCGCCACCAGCACCCTCTCGCAGGGACCTTCGCACCCGCCCACCGAAACCGTGGTGGCGATGCTGCAAGGAACCAAGCACGACACCGGTCTCGACCTCGACCGGCTGATCGGCATCAGCCGCTATTTCGGCGGCGTGCGCCGGAAGTACGCGCAGTTTGAGTCTTCTTTTACCGGCGTCGACGTGAACATCCTCAAGTCGCAGATACCCGGCGGAATGATAAGCAACCTCGAAAGCCAGCTTAAGCAGCAAAAGGCGTTGGACCGGCTGAGCGAAGTGATGGAAGAAATTCCCCGCGTGCGCGCCGACCTCGGTTTCCTGCCGCTGGTGACTCCCACCTCGCAAATCGTGGGAACCCAGGCGGTGCTCAATGTCATTACCCGCGAACGGTACAAGGTTATCGCGAATGAAACCCGCGAGATACTCCGCGGCCGCTACGGCAAACTGCCCGGCCCGGTGAACGAAGAGCTCAAGCAGAGGGTCTTGAAAGGGGAGGAGCCGATTACCTGCCGCCCCGCCGATCTTTTGGAACCGGAAATGGAAAAACTGCACCAGCGCTATCCCGATATGAGCGATGAGGATGTGATGGTGACGGCGCTCTTTCCGCAGGTTGCCCAGAAATATTTTCAGAATCGCGGCAAAACGCCACCCGAATTTGAAAGTTTTGGGGTCGCGGATGAAACGGCCACGGCCGCGCCGGCAAGCCAGCCGAAGATAAAGCCGCTTCCGGCCACCGCATCAGTTGGCCGCGTAAGCCAAAGCGTTCCACGTGTCGGCGGGCAGGCCATCTAACCCCGCCGCTCCGGTCATCCTGGGCGCAGCGAAGAATCCCTTTCCGGAAAGATATCCTGCGCCTGCGGCTCAGGATGACAAGAAATGATAGCTTTGAAAGTATGTCTGGGTGCCGGGTCAAGCCCGGCATGACACCGAATTTTTCAACACCCTGTTATCGGCGGACGGCGAAGTAGTCGGCCAGTATTTGCCGGTGGTCGAAGGCGATGTCGGCGGGGAGGGAGTCTTCGTTGAATATTCCGATGCCGTCGGCATCATCCGCCGCCGCGGGCAGGCCGTCCCCCGTGGCGGTGAAGACCATGCTGATGGTGTGGGCGCGCGCGTCCCGCTTGGGGTCGCTGTAGGCGCGGAACTGTTTCAGGTTCGTCAGCGCCAGGCCGGTCTCTTCCTTCGCTTCCCGCTCGGCGGCGTGTTCCAGGGTTTCGCCGTAATCGACAAATCCCCCCGGCAGCGCCCAAGCGCGCGGCTCGTTCCGGCGGTGGATGAGGATGATCCCTTTTTCCACGGGCATCTCGATGATGATGTCGACGGTGGGGAGCGGGTTGGCCCACGTCTCCATTTCCCCCCGGCAATGGGGGCAGGCGATCTTTTTTTTGGTGGCCATCGCGCGCTCCGGAAAAGCGGGAGCGGCCGGCGCCGCCCCCATCGTTCAGATCAGCTTGTAGGACTTTAAAACGGCCTCCAGCTTTTGCCGGGTGGCGGGGGCCATGCCGACGAGGGGCAGCCGCACCCCTTCTTTGATCTTGCCCATCATGGCAAGGGCGGTCTTCGCCGGCACCGGGTTCGTTTCAAGGAACATCGCCTTGCTCATCTCCCGCATTTCGTAGTGCAGGGCGAGCGATTCCTTCAGCTTCCCCTCAAAGAAGAGGGAGTGCATCTTCGCCATTTTTTCGGGCAGCACGTTCGCCGTCACGGAAATGGAGCCGCTGGCCCCGACCGCCAGGAGCGGATAGTTGATGAAATCGTCGCCGCTGTAGAGCGCGAACTCTTTCGGACACATCGCCATAATGTCGATGGCCGCCTCCACCGATCCGGCGGCCTCTTTGATGCCGATGATGTTGGAATGCTTCGCCAGCCGCGCCACCGTTTCGGGCAGGATGGTGCTGCTGGTGCGTCCCGGCACGTTATAAAGGATTTGCGGTATCCGCACCGCGTCGGCTATCGCCATCTGGTGCTGGTAAATCCCTTCCTGCGTCGGCTTGTTGTAATAAGGCGAAACCAGCAGCAACGCGTCGGCCCCCGCATCCTTTGCCCGGCGGGAAAGCTCTATCGCCTCGGCGGTGGCGTTGCTGCCGGTGCCGGCAATCACTTTCATCCGCCCTTCGGCGGCCTTTACCGCCCACTCGATCACCTGGATATGCTCCTCGTAATCGAGCGTGGCCGCTTCTCCGGTGGAGCCGCACGGCACGATGCCGTTGGTGCCGGATTGCACATGCCATTCGACCAGTTCGGCGAGGCGGGCCTTGTCCGGCTTGCCGCCGTCGAACGGGGTAACTATCGCAACGATGGAACCTTTAATCATCGGATTTTTCCTTTTTTATTAGGGCAGGCCCCAGTATAAATGATTTCCGGGGGAAAAATCACCTGTGGGCGGCGAACCGGGCGGAATGGCCTAGCAGTAAATGAGGCGCTTGATGCGGTGGATGAAATCCTGTTCCCGCGGCGGTTTGGCGAGAACGTCTTTCGCGCCGAGGGAAAAAGCCCGCTCCCGGTTTTCCATGGAGGCGTCTGTGGTCATCGCGATTACCGGTATCAGCCGGGTGGCGGGGGTATCCCGCAACGATTCAAGCAGGGTTGTGCCGTTTTTGTTTTCAAAGT
This region of Nitrospinota bacterium genomic DNA includes:
- a CDS encoding N-acetyltransferase; translation: MIRQAKLSDTKDILRLIRHWADKGKMLHRSLNDIYERIRDFYVYEDENGRVIGAAALAVVWEDIAEVRSLVVEESEQKKGVGGQLVEKCVATAREIGVKELFALTYVPGFFKRLGFKEIDKQTLPHKIWSDCVRCHKFPDCDESAVSIALTPNGEG
- a CDS encoding NUDIX hydrolase; the encoded protein is MATKKKIACPHCRGEMETWANPLPTVDIIIEMPVEKGIILIHRRNEPRAWALPGGFVDYGETLEHAAEREAKEETGLALTNLKQFRAYSDPKRDARAHTISMVFTATGDGLPAAADDADGIGIFNEDSLPADIAFDHRQILADYFAVRR
- a CDS encoding 4-hydroxy-tetrahydrodipicolinate synthase: MIKGSIVAIVTPFDGGKPDKARLAELVEWHVQSGTNGIVPCGSTGEAATLDYEEHIQVIEWAVKAAEGRMKVIAGTGSNATAEAIELSRRAKDAGADALLLVSPYYNKPTQEGIYQHQMAIADAVRIPQILYNVPGRTSSTILPETVARLAKHSNIIGIKEAAGSVEAAIDIMAMCPKEFALYSGDDFINYPLLAVGASGSISVTANVLPEKMAKMHSLFFEGKLKESLALHYEMREMSKAMFLETNPVPAKTALAMMGKIKEGVRLPLVGMAPATRQKLEAVLKSYKLI
- a CDS encoding diguanylate cyclase, with the translated sequence MTVMTNSRILVVEDSPQMLNLIRTILLRSGFEVTTGSNGKEGLAAVEASEVDLIISDIMMPEMDGFQFCQEVRKNSRTSNIPFIFLSARGGIQDKMSGFQDGADDYITKPFDPNELVMRVTAMLMRASRYRMEAYTDSLTGLNNRRYFDKKLSEMVSHSHRYKKNFCVAMLDIDFFKDFNDKFGHLVGDQVLIHLGKFLKAGLRDSDFSCRYGGEEFVILLPDTQKESAFHLVDRLRKKFAETALPHEGSSYQVTFSIGLAEYPADADTAREMIKCADDALYESKTAGRNATTVYQRK
- a CDS encoding pyruvate carboxylase subunit B, which codes for MSGQKVYITEVALRDAHQSLLATRMRTVDMLPIAEEMDKAGYWSVEMWGGATFDACIRFLNEDPWERVRLLRKKMPNTRFQMLLRGQNLLGYRHYADDVVARFVELAADAGIDIFRIFDALNDMRNLTAAIKAVKKAGKHVEGTISYTTSPLHSTAVFVDLAVELEKMGSDTICIKDMAGLLAPEAAYTLISEIKSRGVKAPLHLHSHCTSGFANMTFVRAIQAGVDILDCATSTLSQGPSHPPTETVVAMLQGTKHDTGLDLDRLIGISRYFGGVRRKYAQFESSFTGVDVNILKSQIPGGMISNLESQLKQQKALDRLSEVMEEIPRVRADLGFLPLVTPTSQIVGTQAVLNVITRERYKVIANETREILRGRYGKLPGPVNEELKQRVLKGEEPITCRPADLLEPEMEKLHQRYPDMSDEDVMVTALFPQVAQKYFQNRGKTPPEFESFGVADETATAAPASQPKIKPLPATASVGRVSQSVPRVGGQAI